The Haliaeetus albicilla chromosome 9, bHalAlb1.1, whole genome shotgun sequence genomic sequence aaattcttgataATATAAGTGCTAAAGTATAATGCAGTTTCACAAGAAGCTCTATTAGCTAACTAGAAATCTCCTGTTATAATATCTCAGTATTATAACCAGTTCCCAGACAGATTTTATTCTAGCATGTTTGTATGAAGTGAGATGGATAACATGATTTTCACAGGTCTTGCTCTCTTTCCATGAAAAAGCTCTGCTAGTCCCTGACCTCATTCTGcacttttgcaaagaaaacGAATCACTTCCTAAGTCATAACTGAGGAAATGACAGTAGCCAGAGGATTATAAACTAGAAGGAGATTAAGTTGTTTGACTCTcatttgtgtgtggttttttggtttttttccagatcattGTTCAAAACTACAACTCTGTTTTGACTCTGTCACATCTGTACCAGTCATCAGATGCCCTTCTTGTTCATGAAAATGATGTCATCCACAAGATCTGTGCTCAGCTGATGAATATTAAACAGATCTCCTTCAGGGATGTAAATCAAGTCATTGCACATCAACTGGGGAGTGTTTTCCAGCCCACTTACACAGCAGAAGGTGGCTTACACTATAGCAGAAACCCGTTAGGTATCTAACCATCTTATATCTGCCTAATGCATTCTCACACATCTTTCTGAAGTCATTTCATATTGTGAAGTTCTTCAGTCTCCTTACTCAAGTATTTGGATACATCCCAAGATTTAAGATGGGAAAGTGAAGGAAAAGACTAAATTAGGAGTTCAATCCCAATTTTGTACCAGAGTCAAAATAGATCCCCCAGCTTCTGGTTTCAATCTTTACCAAAATAACcctgtttctcctttttcaagTGATTTCAGACACCACTGTACCTATTTACAATTCAGAGGAAATTTGTGCAGGACAGTAATTTTGGACTGAGTTTTACGTTTCACATTAGAAGTTTGTATAAACTGAAACAGAATGaaagttttgtgttttgctcAGGCAGAAGACAGGCTAGCATACAACTTGGTAGCAACAAGCAACAGGCTGACATTTGTATCTTTAAGGGATTAGAGAAAGTTACCAATATTGTCGAGAGTTTTGCATGTAAAATTAAACTTTCACATCTGTCTGTCAATCTCTTTAGCAGTGCATAGGGTCTTTGAGATTTTGAACCAGACTATAAAGTGACACAAGTGTAAACTCTAAAACAAGAGCTACTAACATGCTTGTATAGAACTCAGTAGTACGTAGCAAGTTTGCATTACTTTGATGTGTGTCCATAAATTTGTCAAATTAAAACTTTACATATCCTGCTTTGTTTCTTACCTTAAATTGCTAGATCTTTGTAAAATTCCTCACTCTCTTCTCCTATTTTAGCTAGCCTATGCAATATCTTTGTCAAACATCAGCAGCtgttaatttcttctttcaggagACTTAATGGAGATGTTAGTTCCACATCCCGAATTCAAGATGTTGGGTCTTCGTAACATACCTCAGATGCCTGAAAACTCCCTCGCTTATAGCACATTCAGTTGGCCTGGACTCATCAAGCATTTAAGGCAGATGCTCATTGCTAATGCTAAAATGGAGGAAGGTAAAAAGCATTCACGCATCTTCAGTATCTGTCATTCTTcaggcatttatttttacacatGAAATAAAGCTTATTGTTTTGTGGAGCTCACTGACTAGCTTTAGTCAGTTCAAAATGAGTTACTGCCCTCAGACAGCAGGAATTTGCCTCTACATAGCCAGCTGCTCCTTTAACTATTCACTCAGCTGCCGCTGCAGCTCCTGGCTTGCTCCTGTTTTTGCTCCCAGACATCTCAGTTAATTATAACTAttgaaaatatgcaaaacaaaacagtttttggCCATGTGCTTAATTTACATGATTCATTTGGAACATTCCTTGGATAGTTAGTTCTgttatactttttctttttacaccTTCTACTAATAAAAATCATGTTTAGCTCTCCCATATCATTTACATGCGGAATTCAGTACAGCTTCCAGTTATGCAAAGAATGGGCTGGCAGGTTGCTTAATATAGAAACAAGTATCCATTTTCTCTGGTAAGACTAGTGACTACTAGGCAAATACTGCTGGATTAGCACtggttttctctgaaaattatGTAATTGCTACTTAACTGACGTGCAGAAGCCACAAACTCTAATAGGATCTCAACTTGGGGCACAGTGTTATTTACCGTCTGACTCTTTGGCTAGTCTGAATGCATATTTCATGACACATTAACTttcttttatatctttttttgccaaaatCTCATAGGTATTGATTGGCAAGTACGACCACCACGTCTAGgctcctccatcccctccagTCATTCCACAAACAAGCCACTGCAGTTCAATACTTCCATTGCCAACCTGGTTATCCTGCGAGGAAAAGATATGCACAGTGTAGACTTAGGTAAGAAGGAAAACCACAGTACCTCAGTGATTCTTGTTTCCCatctcactgttttcttttcaaccaTACGtgacaaaagtgaaaaaaccccAGGGCCACGCATTTGACTACTAAGGTCAATATTCCCTCTAGAAACATTTTAATGTCCAAGGCCACATTGTCTAATTGCTTAGGGCTGTTATATTTACAACCGACTTCTGTGTTTCCTGAACCActtcagggaaggaggaagagactGAAGTCCATGTATACGACAGGATTCTTGGCTATACtgtctgaaaatatatttagctGCTTCTGGAGTGATGAGCATAGCTTACAGATGAAGTACCAATACAAGAGTATGCTTCTAGATAATCTAATGAATCTGTTTAAAACAGTTATATTTTCAGTAGGCTGACCactctgcagatttttttcaaggccTGAATTGATCTGCCAGGCATTGATTAGGTCACACAAGACTACTCAGATCAAGATGCAGGAGCCTGTAGCTTTACATTTGTCAACAGGGCTGTCTTATTTCTGCTGCAGGAAGTTTCCAAGATCCCTCATTATATACATCATGGCTAAACCCTCAGGATGCTTTTAACGTGTGGAAAACACCACGAGCATTTAACAAGTATGAAAAGTCTGCTTCTTTGGTCAGCAATAGCCAGTTCCTGCTGAAACCTCTTGACAATGTTGTAGGAAAAGCTTGGAATATGTTTGCTTCCAAGTAAGTGAAAATAATTATGCTGATACTTCATTAATAACTGCCAATATCTTCAGTGGTAGCAAAATCATTGTAAATACAGCTCACTCTTTCAGCAAAGTAAAATAAGCATGAAGGCTGTTCCCACACTGTAGttgaaacatttttatgtttgaaaCATGATGGCAGGGTGAGGAACACAGAACAGTGCTTATGTTCTGTGGATAAGTGAGACCACTTATTCTAGTGCTGTCAGTTTGACTATTTTCTCAGTACTAAAACTCCCCAAATTTAGTGCATACCAATGTGACCATTCTAAAAATAACACATAGAAACTCTTTTACTGATCATATAGTTTCTAAATTGGGTACACATGCTGCACAGTCCGGGGGAAAAGTTCCTGGCTCAGTTCAGAAGCATTTAGGGGATTTGTGTATTTACTAAGGCTCCCGTGCTATTAGTTTGATTTTTCATTGGAACCAAGGACTCTAGAAAAGAATTGCCTCTTTACTTTGATCATCATGAAGCCAAGGTTACTGCATGTCACAGCAGATGTCTGCTAAACATGAGTTTCTAGCACAGGAATTCTGCAATTAAAAGccaaaagaggaaaactgcTGCCACTAGCTGTGCTCCTAGTTTTACCACCTGTTACAAAAACACCAGTGATAAGAAGCAAGCTATCCTCCACACACAGGTTTAGGCTTTGTATCTCAAATCTATAATTTACTTCTCTCATTTAATAATCACTTCTCCTTCCATTTCCCAGTCAGGCCAGTTTTGTTAGCTGAGATTTTGTTTCCCGAAGCAATACACAAAGTTATAGAACCTATTAGAAACAAGTCATGACTTATCAATAAGTATGAATTACAAAATGAGTTCAAGAGAGCAAAGTAGAAACTAAACAGCATGGTTACTGGGTGGAAACCAACCTTCATTTGAAGTTTTTACCATAACTATACAATCTGATTTCATGTGTCAGATTCTTCACTGATTGCTAATGTCTTACCCATTTTCCTACTGTGACTTCAACACACAGAGCCTATATTCACCAGTACACTAAATTCGGAATCGAAGAGGAAGATTTCCTGGACAGCTTCACAGCTCTGGAACAAGTTATCTCCAGTTACACCatcctgtgatttttcttttttttttttttttttttttttaaatggtctcAAATAGAGCTTTCCTGAAAGAACCCAGCACTGGAAAACCTTCCATCAACTTCCTGATGTGTATAAATTACTGGACTGTAGCTATTTTTCAGTCTTGTAAGCAGTGTGTGCATATGTTAGAATAGTAAGAACTGAATATATTTGTATGGGCGAgttttattcatatttaataTATCTAATAAATAGCTACTTTTCAATACATTTGCTACATACTGTAGCTCAGTCTTTGAACATCATAATTTTTGTCACTGGgatatttttcataaagaatGTCTATACAGAAGgatttttctccaggctaaacccTCAGCATCTCAACTGTGATGAAATAACGTgtgataaaaattaaatgcGTGCTTGACTACAGTAGTAAGGCATTCCTGATCCTCCAGTTTCAATTTCTGATGATAACACTTTGCCCTAGGAATGTTTCAATATTCATAAAATGTACAGTATCAGAATTATTAATCTAAACTGCATTTGGATTCAAATCGTTCAAGATACAATAGTGTGCCACCTGTTCCTTTAAAGCAAAGTAAGActtaaattctattttaagGACCTTAACGTTGACCAAATAGCAGAAGTTTTgaatcatcttttaaaaaaaggtatgaagggttcttcattttcctgtcaTCCTCAAGTTATATTAGAGATTATAATGAATTATATGCTTTTCTGGCCATTTCACTGTGCCATGTTTTCAAGTGGTGTTACCTAcctcttggaagaaaaaaaaaacaaaccaacaaaatccCTATAGCACATCAGAGGTCTTCGCTATTTGTTATAGGCAAACCATAGATTTTAAGCAAAACTACAACTCTTGCTCTTCCTCCTATAAGTTAGAAGCAGGtagttttttaattaatttgttatttatttaagcATATTTGGGAGGAGAATTGCTGGTTGATTTCAGATGTAAGAGCCTgtataatataataaatataatagATTGTATAATTTCAAAAGTCAATTCAAGAAATGGGCTCTTTTTTGCACAAATTTTACCACGACCACAAGGTGGTGCCCCTGGGAAGCTGCAGCTGCACCAGCCTGATGAGAGGAAGAGATTGCAGTAGCTTGTGGGGGTACAGACTAGATGCTCATAAAATAAGAGAGTACAGTAGGATTAAGGATCATGTTGTAACACTGAgctttcttctgcctctgttAGCTTTTCACTTAATGGTAGGGAGAGCTTTTTGAATTCTTGCTATTCCTCCCCACATAGAAATAATCCCACACACTATTAAATATGTatgccaaaaagaaaagttaaaaaatcaGTCTCAAGGACTTTTTCCTTGACAAGTGGACAAATCTCACAGTTTCCCTTTAGGTTTTAGTGCTGTTTCATGCCAGGCCTCTGAACTTTTAACTAAAAAGATGAGCACGCACATAGTATGATGCTAAAGATGTTAAAGATGTTTGCAATATGGCTAACGATGCCCACATAGAAATCTTACCCTGTTAGAGATTCTGATTTagattttaaatctttaatGAATTAACAGTGGTAGATGCAGAAGTGACCTTGCAATTCTGCTAGGCTTCAGAGCACAGCAGACACTCTGTATTACTTctatctttatttctttccctggtTTCATTTACCTCTTCACTTTCATTCAGGCCAGGTACAGAAGCACTAAAATCCCCTCCTGGAGCACCTGTTCTCAGAGCAGCTCTGGCACAAGACACCTAGAACAGCCAACACGCTTCTTGACAAGATTCAAGTAACTGTACAACTGaatctgaagaaaacaagtaaGTACTGAGGTTAAGTTCTCAATTTCTCAAACACACCCTAGTAGCTGATCACTGGCATAGTTGTGTAAATGCAAGCCTCAATGGATTCTGATAAATTTCGCAGTAGCTTATAGACAAGCAATGTTAATCTCTCAtgccttccaaaaaaaaaaaaaatttcaaatgccTGTTAGCAGTAGGGCAACCTTCAGTACACATTAGGGTTGAGTCTAGTCCTAATTCATGCAGAAAAATTACCTGTGTAAATTAAGAGCTATATTGGTGCTTCATTTCAATAGCTAAATCATTAAATATACAGGGGAATGAAAATCATtcgtggggtgggggagaacACAAGAGGGAAggcaaagagaaggaagcagatAGGGTAAATATACCCAATAACTTATAAAAAGACACTTTACATTTATGACAAGACGATATTCTTGCAGACCACAGTACACAATCCAACAACTCAGTCtggtttgctttctgttttcactcAGCTCTGCTAATTCCTGTTTTGGGAACTCCCTCTCAAAAGGGGAAGACACAATAATCATAGTTCAACTATCCAGCCATACTTGAAGCCCTATACTTCTCAGTAAAATTTGAGTAATTTGGAAGTTCAAAACTACATACAACTTTTGTTATAAGAGTATTATTTGTGATATTTAGTATTCCTTTTCACTAAGTCACTTCCTGGCAGCTCAGAGCTGGAGGACT encodes the following:
- the TUBD1 gene encoding LOW QUALITY PROTEIN: tubulin delta chain (The sequence of the model RefSeq protein was modified relative to this genomic sequence to represent the inferred CDS: deleted 1 base in 1 codon), with protein sequence MSIVTVQLGQCGNQIGHEVFNAICSDVHGTHGLCSKKENESYHDACKERFFCEEESEVPVARAVLVDMEPKVISQTLSMAARSGYWKYDDRSHFCQKQGSGNNWANGYSVHGPRHKEVIMNLVQKEAEKCDRLGGFFTIMSMAGGTGSGLGAYVTQCLRDAFPTSFILNHVIWPYGTGEIIVQNYNSVLTLSHLYQSSDALLVHENDVIHKICAQLMNIKQISFRDVNQVIAHQLGSVFQPTYTAEGGLHYSRNPLGDLMEMLVPHPEFKMLGLRNIPQMPENSLAYSTFSWPGLIKHLRQMLIANAKMEEGIDWQVRPPRLGSSIPSSHSTNKPLQFNTSIANLVILRGKDMHSVDLGSFQDPSLYTSWLNPQDAFNVWKTPRAFNKYEKSASLVSNSQFLLKPLDNVVGKAWNMFASKPGTEALKSPPEHLFSEQLWHKTPRTANTLLDKIQVTVQLNLKKTKETGGKIAQEVKINSTGNSSLQGTKGQERRQHGPVSFRDGKELLSTQPCFFKPFQQMERA